GTTTGACTTCCGCTCCAAAGCCTTCGGAACGGGACTTTTCGTACACCTCCAAAAGGTCCCGGGCGTTCTCCGCCCTGTATCCGTATCTGATTCCGTCGTAGCGGGCCAGGTTGGAGCCGGCCTCGGCGGTGGAGACGATGCAGTACACGGCCACGCAGTAGTCCGTATGGGGCAGCGTCACCTCCACACACCGGGCCCCCGCGTCTTCAATGACCCCGATCGCCCTCTTCACCGCCTCAAGAACATCCGGGTCAAGGCCTTCCGCAAAATATTCTTTGGGAATGCCAACGTTCCAGCCGGATATGTCCCTGTCGAGAAAAGTTTTATAATCCGGAACGTCGATTTTCGCCGAGGTCGAATCTTTCGGGTCATGTGCACAGATGGCGTTCATCATGATGGCACAATCCTCCACATCCTTTGTGAGGGGCCCGATCTGATCCAGAGACGAGGCGAAGGCGATAAGACCGAAGCGGGACACCCGCCCGTACGTTGGTTTCATGCCGACAACCCCGCACAACGCGGCGGGCTGGCGGATCGAGCCGCCCGTGTCGCTCCCCAGGGATGCGATGCACTCATCGGCCGCCACCGCGGCGGCGGCCCCTCCGCTGGATCCCCCGGGGGTACGCCCCAAATCCCACGGATTACGGGTAACGCCGAACCAGGAAGTTTCCGTCGAAGACCCCATGGCGAATTCATCCATATTGGCCTTGCCGACAAAGACGGCCCCGGCCCGTTTCAGGGCCTCCACTGCGGTGGCGTCGTAGGGCGGAACGAAATCCCGCAGCATACGGGAGCCGGAGGTTGTCCTGAACCCGGCCGTGCAGAGCACATCCTTCAGGGCAACGGGGATACCGCAGAGGTCCTCGTTATCGCCGGCTTCGATGCGCCGGTCCGCCTCTGCAGCGCTCCGGAGGGCCTCGTCCCTCATCAGGGCGATGTAGGCGTGAACCCTGTCTTCCACGGCATCGATTCGCCTGAAGACGGATTCGGTCACGGCAACGGCGTTCACCTCACCCGTCCGGAGCTTATCCCGTAACGCGTGAATGGTCAATTGATGCAATTCCATTTGATCCTCTATTTATTCTATAATTTTGGGCACTTGAAAGCTTCCGCCATGCGTTTCGGGCGCATTGGCCAGGGAGGCTTCGTTTGTCAGGGAGGGGGTCACGACGTCTTCACGGAAGGCGTTCGTCATGTCCATGGCGTGGTTCATGGGTTCGACACCGATTGTATCCACCTGGTTCAACTTGTCGATGTACGACAGGATATCGTTCAGATCCGACGTGAAGGCTTCCACCTCCCGGGGGCTGAATTTCAGGTGCGCCAACTGGGCGATGTACTCGATTTCCTTTTTATTGATTGTCAATTCGTATTCCTTTCACCGTGTCTCGTCCCGGCCACAGCCGCCGGCTCCAATCGTCATAAACCCGGCCAGAACGGTCTGATTTGCGCCATAACCCGATCGAGTTCCGCGTGCCCTCCCCGGCTCGATGAATCGATCCGTTCAAGGGCCTCCTCCGTTACGCGGGTTTCATCCCGCAATTCCCGCAGCACCGCCTGAACCGACGCGGCCAGCGCCGCAAGGTTATATCCGCCCTCCAGAACCAGAACGATTCTTCCCCCACAACAGCTATCGGCTTCCGTCATCAGGATGCGGGTCAAGGCGGCGTATCCCGAACTGGTCATCCGCATAGACCCCAGGGGGTCGTCTTCGTGGGCGTCGAACCCCGCCGATACGAGAATCAGATCCGGCTTGAAGTGCCGGATCAAGGGGGCCAGAATCCTCCGGAAGGCCCGGACATACAACCCGTCGTCGGCATCCCAGGCAAACGGGCAGTTAATCGTAAACCCCTTGCCCTTTCCACGCCCGACCTCCCTCAGATGGCCCGTTCCCGGATAAAAGGGAAACTGATGGACTGAAAAATACAGCACACGGCAGTCGTCGTAGAAGCTGTGCTGGGTTCCGTTGCCGTGATGAAGATCCCAGTCGACAATCAAGACCCGTTGGACACGGTGATGACGCAGGGCATAGCGGGCGGCGACGGCCACATTGTTAAAAACGCAGAATCCAGCGGCGCGATCCACTTCGGCATGGTGCCCGGGTGGACGGACAAGGGCGAAGGCATTGTCGAGGCGGCCGTCCATAACGTGGTCCACGGCGTGACAAAGGCTGCCGGCGGCGAGACAGGCGACGTCGTAGGTTTCCTCCGTCGCGTCCGTATCCGGATCAAGGGGGACGAGCCGACATCCTTTCGTCCCGGCGATCCGGTCGATATAGGCGCCGTCATGGACAAGTTCCAGTTCTTTCCGGGCGGCGAAACGGGCCGGTATCTCAAAGAAGCGGTTCGCCATGTCCGGCGCATCCAGCATCTTGTAAACGGCCCGCAATCTGGCCGCCGATTCCGGATGGGTCGGGTCGATCCCGTGGAGGAGGAAGCGACGGTCCCTGACGACACCTGTCTTACGATACACCATCGATGTTTACCCGCATGTACGGAGGGGGCCGGAAAACCTCGCCCACACGATAACCGCGTCCCGCCTCTACCATAAAACCCACCGAAAAGCAAAAGAATTCAGCCCGTGTATGGTTTTATAAATCCGTTGACAAACGGAAGAGGGCGACGATATAGTTCCAGGAATCGACCTCCAGGAGTTGCAATATGTTTGGTATCGGCATGCCGGAAGCCATTTTAATCGGTGTTGTGGCGTTGATTGTCGTGGGTCCGAAAAAACTGCCGGAACTTGCCCGCACACTGGGAAAAGGGCTGAGTGAGTTCCGCAGAACCGCAAGCGATGTGGCAGACGAATTTAAGGAAACCATCCAAACCGACGAAATCAAGAAGGATGCCGAGTCCATAAAGCCCGTTGCCCCTGACGACGGGAATGAGAAAAGCACGGAGGATACGGCCCCCCCGGTTCCACCTGAAGCCCGTCCCGCGGATTCATCACCACCCGCCACAAAAGGGGATGCCCCCGAAGCATGATTTCCCGGATACATCACGATAAAGACCCGAGGTTCGTTTATGGAGAACGCCGTTGAAGAAAAGTTGCCTTTGACCGCACACCTGGAGGAATTGCGTAAGAGGCTGATGTACGTGCTCGTCGTGGTGGGGCTTGGCTTCGGGGCCTGTTACCTGTTCAAGGACTGGTCTTTTCGGATCATTACCCGGCCTCTGATAAAGGTTCTTCCCGAACACACCTCCCTCATCTACACGGGATTGCCGGAGGCGTTTTTCATCCACATGAAGATCGCTTTTTTTGCGTCCCTCTTTCTGACAAGCCCCTACACCCTCTACCAGATCTGGAAGTTCATTTCCCCGGGTCTTTACACGCGGGAGAAGAAATATGTTGTTCCCTTCGTCCTTTCTTCAACCGTATTGTTCGTCGCCGGGGTTCTTTTCGGTTATTTCATCGCCCTGCCGCCGGCATTTCATTTTTTCGTGTCCTTTTCTACGGACGTCCTGAAACCCATGGTTTCTTTCCGGGAGTACCTCGGACTTACGATGAAGTTCTTGCTGGCATTCGGCATATCCTTTGAAATGCCTGTCTTCATGTTCTTTCTGACGAAACTGGGCATCGTCAATGCGACCATGCTGTCGCGCCAACGCCGATATGCAATCCTGTTGATTTTTATCGCCGCGGCCGTCCTGACCCCCTCCCCGGATTGTCTGAGCCAGATTTTGATGGCCGTGCCCCTGATGTTCCTCTACGAACTCAGCATTCTTGTTTCTAAAATCGCGGGGCGGAAAGGAAACGACACGCCCTCAGTGGAGAAGGACACGGATGGTCGCTAAAAGCAAGTCGACGCGTAAGGCCTCGCCCCGTAAAGATTGGTTAAAATCGAAGCTCCTTCGAATGCTTCTGGTGTTTTTTTTCCTCTTCCTGCTTGCGGTCCTGTTCGGCAGCAGCGTGGTCTACTATCTGCTGCTCCAAGAATTGCCGAGTATCGCCGCCCTCAAGGATTTTCGCCCCAGCATCGCCACCCGGGTCTACGGGGACAACAACGAACTGATTGACGAGTTCTTCCTGGAAGACCGAAAACTGATCAAGGTTGCCGATATTCCCCGCTACGCCGTTCTCGCTTTCGTGGCGGCGGAGGATGCCCGGTTCTTTCATCACCGCGGCTTTGATCCCCAGAGCATCACCCGGGCGTTTTACAGGAACCTCGAAGCGGGCAAAATTGTCCAGGGGGGAAGCACGATCACCCAGCAGGTTGCGAAATCACTTTACCTCTCTCCGGAGCGACGCTACATCCGTAAAATCAAGGAGGCTATTTTAGCCTACAAAATCGACCGTTATCTGACCAAGGAAGAAATTCTCAACTTGTATCTTAATTATATTTATCTCGGACATGGAACCTATGGAATCGAGGCGGCCTCGGAAGGGTACTTCGGCAAGAGCGCCCGATACCTGACCCTGGCGGAGGCAGCCATGCTGGCCGCCCTTCCCAAGGCGCCGAACAACTATTCACCCTTTCTACATTACGATAAGGCCCGGGAACGGCAGACCTATGTCCTGTCACGCATGGTCGAGGACGGCCACATTACCCCCGAACAGAAGACGGCCGCCCTGCAGGCGCCCCTTGTTCTTCGTTCCTTCAGGCCCAGGGAAAAAATTGCTCCATATTTCATCGAAAACGTCAGGCGTTACGTCCAGGGAAAATACGGCAGCGACGTGTTGTATAAAGAAGGGCTGGAGATATATACGACGCTGAACATTTCCATGCAGAAGAGTGCGAACGAGGCGATGGAAAGGGGGTTGAAGGAACTCGAGTCCCGGGGCAATTATAAACAGGAACCGCTGCAAGGGGCGCTTTTGTGCATGGATGCGAAAACCGGGGCCATTCGGGCCATGGTGGGCGGCAGAGATTACACGAAGAGCGAATTCAACCGGACAACCCAGTCCGTCCGGCAGCCGGGTTCCGCTTTCAAACCGATTATCTATACGGCGGCGTTCGACAAGGGCCTGACACCTGCAACCCTTCTGATGGATTCGCCTCTTGTATTCGAAGATCCTTCCCAACCGGGAGGTCTTTGGAAACCTAAAAATTTCGACGGGAAGTTTCTCGGCCCGACCACTCTGCGTCACGCCCTGGTTCACTCGCGCAATGTCATCACGGTGAAACTCCTTCAGGAAATCGGCGTGGACTATGCGACATCCTATGCCGCGAACATGGGCATCACGTCACCCCTCCCCAGAAATCTTTCCATCGCCTTGGGTTCATCAGGGGTGACCCTGCAGGAAATGGTCCGCGCTTACGGCGTTCTTGCCCATGGCGGCAAGCGGGTCGCCCCCTACTTCATCAAGAGAATCGTTGATCGGACCGGACATGTTTTTGAGGAATCACGGATTGTCGAAGAACAGGTCATTGATCCGCGGATCGCCTTCCTGACCACACACATTCTGGAGGATGTCGTGGAAAGCGGCACCGGAACCCGCGTGAGAAGTATTCGGCGGCCCGTGGCAGGCAAGACGGGAACCACCAACGATAACCGTGACGCCTGGTTCATCGGGTTCACCCCCTCCCTGGTGACGGGCGTCTGGGTTGGTTTCGACAGAAAAGAGACCCTTCGCAGGGAAGAAGTCGGCGGCCGGGCGGCCGCCCCAATCTGGCTCTATTTTATGGAAAAAGCCCTGCAAAGTTATCCCGTGGAGGTTTTTCCGGTACCGGAAGGGATCGTTTTCGTCAAGATCGATCCCGGGACGGGCCTGCCGGCCGGTCCCGCCGCGGGCAGTACCGTCTTTGAGGCGTTTCTGGACGGCACCGTGCCGGACGATGACACGGTTATGAACACGGATCCGTCGTACGAAGGCATGTACCAGGGCAGCGGGGCTGTCCCCTATTGATCCCGATTCTCAACAGATCAAAACAGCTATCCTTCCAGGTCCCGCCTCGGGAATCCCCGGGGGATGGAATCTTTCCGGGCTCGTCCAGGGAACAAAGATCAGGGATTCCTAGAAGTTGGTCAAGGGCGGATGGTCGTAACCCGCCCCATGAGCTGCCCGCCACCGCAAAAGCAAAACCGCCGTATGGGCGAAAAAGCCTGCGGACAGGCCCCCTTTCTCTCCTTCCAGAACGGTCTTGTGGCCGTGATCCTTCCTATACAGCCGATGGAAGTGCTTTTTGATGATGTATTCCGCGCGTTGCGCCGTATCGCGGAAGGCCGTTGCTGAAAGGATAATCTCTGCATTCTCTGAAGACGGCATCCGTATGGCCCTGTCGGCTCGGCGGCTCCCGGAGAAGCGCTTGCCCGGGGAGCCGGCCAAACGGTACCAGGTACAGCAGATCAGGTTCAGCGCCAGCAGCAGCGCCAGCAAGGCGAACCAGAACGAATGGAAGATGTCGTAAAACTGCAGGGCGTGGAAAACGGTATGGAGCAGGGCATACTTGCCGGAGATGGCTTCCGCAGCGGGCCCGCCCTGGGGAAGCAGGGTGCCGACAGCGGACAGAACGGCGATGCCGATCAGGATGAAGACCGTTGTTCTGACCGAGGAGAGGCCTTTTTTTATCCTCCCGAGAATCGTGGCCGTCTCTTGTACGGAGGGGTGTGCATTTTTTTGCCAACCATCGATCGATCACGCGTTGACGATCAAAACCTTGGCCCCCCGGACCTTGCCATCCCTGAGATCACAGAGGGCCCGATTGGCCTCTTCCAGTGGATATGCCTGGACCTGAGGCCGGATGTTCATTTGCGCCGCAATCTGGAGAAATTCCACGATGTCCTGACGGGTGACATTGGCAACACTTTTGATTTCCTTTTCCAGCCAGAGTTGGGCGGCATAATCCAAGGCAAGCAGATTGTCCTTGTCATCTTCCTCCTTGCGAATGGCATTGATGACCAGGCGTCCCCCCGGGGCAAGGTTTTTCAGGGCCTCTGTAACCGGTCTCCAGGCCGGCGTCGTATCGATGATCGCGTGCATCCGCTCCGGCGACTTCTCATCCGTATGGCCGGCCCAAACGGCACCCAGTTCGCGGGCGAAGGTCCGTTCTTTTGGATTGCGGGCGAATACAAACACCCGCGTTTCGGGGTCCCTGTAAAGGGCCATTTTCAAAACGAGGTGGGCGGAGGCCCCGAACCCGGTCAGGCCCAGATTCTGGCCATCCCGGAGCCCTGCCAGACGAAGGGACCGGTAGCCGATGGCCCCGGCACATAACAACGGCGCCGCTTCCACATCCGTAAAACACACCGGTATCGGATAGGCAAAATCCACCGGCACGGTCGTGTATTCCGCATATCCGCCCGCTCTATCCCGTCCGGTGGCTTCGAAGGCATCACACAGGTTTTCACGGCCGCTCCGGCAGAAAGGACATTTCCCGCAGGTCGAATGAATCCAGCCGATACCGACGCGGTCACCGGATTGAAATTTTTCGGCACCCTCACCCGCCGCCACAACCCTGCCTATGATCTGGTGGCCAAGAATCATCGGCAGACGGGCCGGAGGGGTTCTTCCCTCAATTTCATCCAGTTCGGTGTGGCAAACACCGCATGCACTGACTCGCAAGAGAATTTCACCCCCTCTGGGAACCGGCACCGGAATCTCTTCCGCGTCAAGGGGGCTTCTGTTTTCCTCGAGCAATCCGATTTTATTGAGGATCATGGCTTTCATGGGTTTTTGTCCAGTTATAATGTCATCAAGGATTGCCAACGTTCCCATTCCGTGCTACAGGGCAACCCCTGATTTTTCAGGAGGGTGATGATTTTTTCGTCGTTGAAACGCAGGTACGGATTGATTTTGCATTCATCCGCCATGGTGGAAAAAACATGCTCCGGATCGTAATCGGCCAGAAACCGTTCCAGATCAGCGTTGTCCGGCTCCAATTCACGGGCGAAGAAAATGGAATCCCGCACGTAATCATGACCGGCGTAGATGATTGTCTTGCCGGGCAGGGACATCAGTTTCTTGATGGATTGATGAAACAGATCGGTCCGGCCGGAAAAACAGTTGCCGATGGTGCCGTTAAAGAGCGTGTCGCCCGTGATGAGGATGTTCCCCACATGAAAACACAGGGAATCGTCCGTATGACCCGGTGTCGAATAAACAAAGACCGGTTCGTCGTCCAGATCGAGCCGTTCATGTTGTGCCAGATTCCGGCATGCGATGAATTGCGCGGGATAGCGTTGCCGGAAATAATCATTACCCGACGTGTGGTCGTAGTGGTGATGGGTGTTCAGTACATACCGGAGAGTCAGGTCACGTTCTTTAATGAGTGAGGCGATTTCGTGGACGGCTCCCCCGTCTATGACCATGGCAGATCTCCGTCCATACACAAGATAGGCAAGATTGTCTGCAGAGTAGCGGAACTGGGCCACAGCGAGCATGGACGGGTACGGACTCCTTTCGATGTTCACTTTGAAAGAACTTTAACACAAGAGGTGGAGAAAGCAAAGACGCAAGGAACACGGCCTGTCCGGATCCTCGGAGACCGGCATGCCGCGGTTTATCGCAATTTATTTCTGGTCATTTTTGATGGAATTGTGTATAAATGACAGAATTTGTTTGACTTACCTACACGATCATTTATTCATGAAGAAGGGGCAAATGAACGACTATGAGATTCGATATTGCCAAAGGCGGAAGCGGATTAAGCTACGAGATCAGACGGATCGTGGCGGTGGCCAGCAAGCTCAAGGAATACGGCACCGAGGTTGTCTGGGAAAACATCG
The Deltaproteobacteria bacterium DNA segment above includes these coding regions:
- the gatA gene encoding Asp-tRNA(Asn)/Glu-tRNA(Gln) amidotransferase subunit GatA; this translates as MELHQLTIHALRDKLRTGEVNAVAVTESVFRRIDAVEDRVHAYIALMRDEALRSAAEADRRIEAGDNEDLCGIPVALKDVLCTAGFRTTSGSRMLRDFVPPYDATAVEALKRAGAVFVGKANMDEFAMGSSTETSWFGVTRNPWDLGRTPGGSSGGAAAAVAADECIASLGSDTGGSIRQPAALCGVVGMKPTYGRVSRFGLIAFASSLDQIGPLTKDVEDCAIMMNAICAHDPKDSTSAKIDVPDYKTFLDRDISGWNVGIPKEYFAEGLDPDVLEAVKRAIGVIEDAGARCVEVTLPHTDYCVAVYCIVSTAEAGSNLARYDGIRYGYRAENARDLLEVYEKSRSEGFGAEVKRRIMLGTYALSSGYYDAYYKKASQVRARIKEDFAKAFRRCDVILTPTSPTPAFLLGEKINDPLQMYLSDIYTISANLAGIPGISVPCGFSSGGLPIGVQFLAGPFDEGKLMQIAHAYERLAAIERRRPSL
- the gatC gene encoding Asp-tRNA(Asn)/Glu-tRNA(Gln) amidotransferase subunit GatC yields the protein MTINKKEIEYIAQLAHLKFSPREVEAFTSDLNDILSYIDKLNQVDTIGVEPMNHAMDMTNAFREDVVTPSLTNEASLANAPETHGGSFQVPKIIE
- a CDS encoding histone deacetylase, yielding MVYRKTGVVRDRRFLLHGIDPTHPESAARLRAVYKMLDAPDMANRFFEIPARFAARKELELVHDGAYIDRIAGTKGCRLVPLDPDTDATEETYDVACLAAGSLCHAVDHVMDGRLDNAFALVRPPGHHAEVDRAAGFCVFNNVAVAARYALRHHRVQRVLIVDWDLHHGNGTQHSFYDDCRVLYFSVHQFPFYPGTGHLREVGRGKGKGFTINCPFAWDADDGLYVRAFRRILAPLIRHFKPDLILVSAGFDAHEDDPLGSMRMTSSGYAALTRILMTEADSCCGGRIVLVLEGGYNLAALAASVQAVLRELRDETRVTEEALERIDSSSRGGHAELDRVMAQIRPFWPGL
- the tatB gene encoding twin-arginine translocase subunit TatB — its product is MFGIGMPEAILIGVVALIVVGPKKLPELARTLGKGLSEFRRTASDVADEFKETIQTDEIKKDAESIKPVAPDDGNEKSTEDTAPPVPPEARPADSSPPATKGDAPEA
- the tatC gene encoding twin-arginine translocase subunit TatC, with translation MENAVEEKLPLTAHLEELRKRLMYVLVVVGLGFGACYLFKDWSFRIITRPLIKVLPEHTSLIYTGLPEAFFIHMKIAFFASLFLTSPYTLYQIWKFISPGLYTREKKYVVPFVLSSTVLFVAGVLFGYFIALPPAFHFFVSFSTDVLKPMVSFREYLGLTMKFLLAFGISFEMPVFMFFLTKLGIVNATMLSRQRRYAILLIFIAAAVLTPSPDCLSQILMAVPLMFLYELSILVSKIAGRKGNDTPSVEKDTDGR
- a CDS encoding PBP1A family penicillin-binding protein produces the protein MLLVFFFLFLLAVLFGSSVVYYLLLQELPSIAALKDFRPSIATRVYGDNNELIDEFFLEDRKLIKVADIPRYAVLAFVAAEDARFFHHRGFDPQSITRAFYRNLEAGKIVQGGSTITQQVAKSLYLSPERRYIRKIKEAILAYKIDRYLTKEEILNLYLNYIYLGHGTYGIEAASEGYFGKSARYLTLAEAAMLAALPKAPNNYSPFLHYDKARERQTYVLSRMVEDGHITPEQKTAALQAPLVLRSFRPREKIAPYFIENVRRYVQGKYGSDVLYKEGLEIYTTLNISMQKSANEAMERGLKELESRGNYKQEPLQGALLCMDAKTGAIRAMVGGRDYTKSEFNRTTQSVRQPGSAFKPIIYTAAFDKGLTPATLLMDSPLVFEDPSQPGGLWKPKNFDGKFLGPTTLRHALVHSRNVITVKLLQEIGVDYATSYAANMGITSPLPRNLSIALGSSGVTLQEMVRAYGVLAHGGKRVAPYFIKRIVDRTGHVFEESRIVEEQVIDPRIAFLTTHILEDVVESGTGTRVRSIRRPVAGKTGTTNDNRDAWFIGFTPSLVTGVWVGFDRKETLRREEVGGRAAAPIWLYFMEKALQSYPVEVFPVPEGIVFVKIDPGTGLPAGPAAGSTVFEAFLDGTVPDDDTVMNTDPSYEGMYQGSGAVPY
- a CDS encoding cytochrome c biogenesis protein ResB; protein product: MDGWQKNAHPSVQETATILGRIKKGLSSVRTTVFILIGIAVLSAVGTLLPQGGPAAEAISGKYALLHTVFHALQFYDIFHSFWFALLALLLALNLICCTWYRLAGSPGKRFSGSRRADRAIRMPSSENAEIILSATAFRDTAQRAEYIIKKHFHRLYRKDHGHKTVLEGEKGGLSAGFFAHTAVLLLRWRAAHGAGYDHPPLTNF
- a CDS encoding zinc-dependent alcohol dehydrogenase family protein; translated protein: MKAMILNKIGLLEENRSPLDAEEIPVPVPRGGEILLRVSACGVCHTELDEIEGRTPPARLPMILGHQIIGRVVAAGEGAEKFQSGDRVGIGWIHSTCGKCPFCRSGRENLCDAFEATGRDRAGGYAEYTTVPVDFAYPIPVCFTDVEAAPLLCAGAIGYRSLRLAGLRDGQNLGLTGFGASAHLVLKMALYRDPETRVFVFARNPKERTFARELGAVWAGHTDEKSPERMHAIIDTTPAWRPVTEALKNLAPGGRLVINAIRKEEDDKDNLLALDYAAQLWLEKEIKSVANVTRQDIVEFLQIAAQMNIRPQVQAYPLEEANRALCDLRDGKVRGAKVLIVNA
- a CDS encoding MBL fold metallo-hydrolase, with the protein product MLAVAQFRYSADNLAYLVYGRRSAMVIDGGAVHEIASLIKERDLTLRYVLNTHHHYDHTSGNDYFRQRYPAQFIACRNLAQHERLDLDDEPVFVYSTPGHTDDSLCFHVGNILITGDTLFNGTIGNCFSGRTDLFHQSIKKLMSLPGKTIIYAGHDYVRDSIFFARELEPDNADLERFLADYDPEHVFSTMADECKINPYLRFNDEKIITLLKNQGLPCSTEWERWQSLMTL